A window from Jannaschia sp. S6380 encodes these proteins:
- the rfbC gene encoding dTDP-4-dehydrorhamnose 3,5-epimerase translates to MRIERTNLDGVMLLTPRRFGDARGFFAETWNARVFAEAGIEATFVQDNHSVSDAVGTLRGLHYQAPPDAQGKLVRCGRGHLFDVALDLRRGSATYGEWTGHDLSAENGRMLWIPEGFAHGFVTRAPGTEIVYKCTGFYAPGAEGAVRWDSCGIDWGLIGAPLLSEKDAAAPPLARVAAPFGADA, encoded by the coding sequence ATGCGGATCGAACGGACCAACCTGGACGGCGTGATGCTGCTGACCCCGCGCCGCTTCGGCGACGCGCGCGGCTTCTTCGCCGAGACCTGGAACGCCCGCGTCTTCGCCGAGGCCGGCATCGAGGCCACGTTCGTACAGGACAACCACTCCGTCTCGGACGCCGTCGGCACGCTGCGGGGGCTGCATTATCAGGCACCGCCCGACGCGCAGGGCAAGCTGGTGCGCTGCGGGCGGGGGCATCTGTTCGACGTGGCCCTGGACCTGCGGCGCGGCTCGGCCACCTATGGCGAATGGACGGGGCATGACCTGTCGGCCGAGAATGGGCGGATGCTCTGGATCCCGGAGGGCTTCGCGCATGGCTTCGTGACCCGCGCGCCGGGAACGGAGATCGTCTACAAATGCACCGGCTTCTACGCGCCCGGGGCCGAAGGTGCCGTGCGGTGGGACAGCTGCGGCATCGACTGGGGCCTGATCGGGGCGCCCCTGCTGTCGGAGAAGGACGCCGCCGCGCCGCCCCTTGCCCGCGTCGCCGCGCCCTTCGGGGCCGACGCATGA
- the rfbB gene encoding dTDP-glucose 4,6-dehydratase: protein MKLLVTGGAGFIGSAVVRQAVAAGLDVVNLDALTYAACLANVAPVADAPNYAFVHANITDRRALDDAFAAHDPDAVMHLAAESHVDRSIDGPGAFVATNITGTYNLLEAARAHWDRRGRAEAFRFHHISTDEVFGSLGPTGRFTEVSPYDPRSPYSASKAASDHLVRAWHETYGLPVLLTNCSNNYGPYHFPEKLIPVVILNALHGRPIPVYGAGENVRDWLFVEDHADALLSVLRNGRVGRSYNIGGDSEARNIDLVRAICAILDRLRPEGAPHADLVTFVADRPGHDARYAIDAGRIHEELGWRPSVTLAEGLERTVRWYLDNEAWWRPLLDRAGVGTRLGTGR, encoded by the coding sequence ATGAAGCTGCTGGTCACCGGCGGGGCGGGCTTCATCGGCTCGGCGGTGGTGCGGCAGGCGGTGGCGGCCGGGCTGGACGTCGTCAACCTGGACGCGCTGACCTATGCCGCCTGCCTGGCCAACGTGGCCCCGGTCGCGGATGCTCCGAACTACGCGTTCGTCCACGCCAACATCACCGACCGGCGCGCGCTGGATGACGCCTTTGCCGCCCATGACCCCGACGCGGTGATGCACCTCGCCGCCGAGAGCCATGTCGACCGTTCGATCGACGGGCCGGGCGCCTTCGTCGCCACCAACATCACCGGCACCTACAACCTGTTGGAGGCGGCGCGCGCGCATTGGGACCGGCGCGGCCGCGCCGAGGCGTTCCGGTTTCACCACATCTCGACCGATGAGGTGTTCGGTTCGCTGGGCCCCACGGGGCGTTTCACCGAAGTCTCGCCCTATGACCCGCGCAGCCCCTATTCGGCTTCGAAGGCCGCAAGCGACCATCTGGTCCGCGCCTGGCACGAGACCTACGGCCTGCCGGTTCTGCTGACCAACTGCTCCAACAACTACGGGCCTTATCACTTCCCCGAAAAACTGATTCCGGTGGTGATCCTGAACGCGCTGCACGGTCGGCCGATCCCGGTCTACGGCGCCGGCGAGAACGTCCGCGACTGGCTGTTCGTGGAAGATCACGCCGACGCGCTCTTGTCCGTGTTGCGGAACGGGCGCGTCGGGCGCAGCTACAACATCGGCGGCGACAGCGAGGCGCGCAATATCGACCTCGTCCGCGCGATCTGCGCCATCCTCGATCGGCTGCGGCCGGAGGGTGCGCCGCATGCCGACCTCGTCACCTTCGTCGCGGACCGGCCCGGCCACGATGCGCGCTATGCCATCGATGCTGGCCGCATCCACGAGGAACTGGGCTGGCGCCCCTCCGTCACGCTGGCCGAGGGGCTGGAGCGGACCGTCCGCTGGTATCTGGACAACGAGGCATGGTGGCGTCCGCTCCTGGATCGCGCCGGGGTCGGCACCCGGCTGGGGACGGGGCGGTGA
- the rfbD gene encoding dTDP-4-dehydrorhamnose reductase yields the protein MTILAFGRTGQVARALASHGVVNLDRAAADLSVPGACDAAIRAARPRAVINAAAWTDVDGAEDAEAAAMRINADAPGEMSRTCAELDLPFVHLSTDYVFDGSGTGPWRPDDPVAPLGAYGRSKLAGERAVTAAGGRHVVLRTSWVFSGTGRNFVTTMLRLGAERDRLSVVNDQVGGPTPAAAIADACGQIVAAMAEGAPSGIHHFAGSPDIDWAGFARAIFATAGVDCAVDGIAAADWPAKAPRPSNSRLDCSALADVFGIGRPDWRAALKNVVGKVSRR from the coding sequence GTGACGATCCTGGCGTTCGGCCGGACAGGCCAGGTCGCGCGTGCGCTGGCATCCCACGGGGTCGTCAACCTGGACCGGGCGGCCGCCGATCTGTCCGTGCCGGGTGCCTGCGACGCGGCGATCCGCGCGGCGCGGCCCCGCGCGGTCATCAATGCCGCAGCCTGGACCGATGTCGACGGGGCGGAGGATGCGGAGGCGGCGGCGATGCGCATCAACGCGGACGCCCCGGGCGAGATGTCCCGCACCTGCGCGGAACTGGATCTGCCCTTCGTTCACCTGTCGACCGACTACGTGTTCGACGGGTCCGGCACCGGCCCTTGGCGCCCGGACGATCCGGTGGCGCCGCTGGGCGCCTATGGCCGCAGCAAACTGGCCGGCGAACGCGCCGTGACCGCCGCCGGCGGTCGCCATGTCGTGCTCCGGACAAGCTGGGTGTTCTCCGGCACGGGGCGGAACTTCGTCACGACGATGCTGCGCCTGGGGGCCGAACGGGACCGTTTGTCGGTGGTGAACGATCAGGTCGGCGGGCCGACCCCTGCCGCCGCTATCGCCGATGCCTGCGGGCAGATCGTGGCGGCGATGGCGGAGGGCGCGCCGTCGGGCATCCATCATTTCGCGGGGTCGCCCGATATCGACTGGGCCGGCTTCGCGCGGGCAATATTCGCGACCGCGGGCGTGGACTGCGCCGTCGACGGGATCGCGGCCGCCGATTGGCCCGCCAAGGCCCCGCGTCCGTCCAATTCGCGGCTGGACTGCTCGGCGCTCGCGGACGTTTTCGGCATCGGGCGGCCCGACTGGCGGGCCGCCCTGAAGAATGTGGTCGGGAAAGTATCGCGGCGCTAG
- a CDS encoding DUF2793 domain-containing protein encodes MSENTTILSLPLIQGGQAQKHITHNEALRMLDALVQPVVTDADRTAPPDLPAEGDRHIVAPGAIGAWSGRDGDIAVFAGNGWTFLSPAPGWRVHDAEARVDRRHDGTAWIADAAPAPETLPQLGINAAADAANRLAVASDSTLLTHDGSDHRLVLNKAGSGDTGTLLFQTGYSGRAEMGCAGEDAFSVKVSADGTGWTTALRFDALTGLATGAAVQDGPGDVTPGRLARTDGTFGPGNLLAPVATVAGLPAGGVIERRETATGIAVLHADGTMICHGTVTLTQSGGHKMVGDWDYPAAFAETTPVISFASVDHSSVWSTSSVQPKYLGVLTHQTVSGDTLRLHQYKGDNPHTFSEMDELVVNVVAIGSWR; translated from the coding sequence ATGTCGGAAAACACCACCATCCTGTCCCTGCCCCTGATCCAGGGCGGTCAGGCACAGAAGCACATCACCCACAACGAAGCACTGCGCATGCTGGACGCGCTGGTCCAGCCGGTCGTCACCGATGCCGACCGCACCGCCCCGCCCGACCTGCCGGCCGAGGGCGACCGCCATATCGTTGCCCCCGGCGCCATCGGCGCCTGGTCCGGCCGTGACGGCGACATCGCGGTCTTCGCGGGCAACGGCTGGACCTTCCTGTCGCCCGCCCCCGGATGGCGGGTGCATGACGCCGAGGCACGGGTCGACCGCCGCCATGACGGCACCGCCTGGATCGCCGACGCCGCCCCCGCGCCCGAGACGTTGCCGCAACTGGGCATCAACGCGGCGGCGGACGCGGCGAACCGGCTGGCCGTGGCCTCGGATTCGACACTGCTGACGCATGACGGCTCCGACCATCGACTGGTGCTGAACAAGGCAGGTTCGGGCGATACCGGCACGCTGCTGTTCCAGACCGGCTATTCCGGGCGGGCCGAGATGGGCTGCGCGGGCGAGGATGCGTTTTCCGTCAAGGTCAGCGCCGACGGCACAGGCTGGACAACCGCGCTGCGCTTCGACGCGCTGACAGGACTTGCGACGGGTGCCGCCGTGCAGGACGGGCCCGGCGACGTGACCCCGGGGCGGCTGGCACGCACGGACGGCACGTTCGGCCCCGGCAACCTGCTGGCGCCGGTCGCCACGGTCGCGGGCCTGCCCGCCGGCGGCGTGATCGAACGGCGCGAGACCGCCACCGGAATCGCGGTCCTGCATGCCGACGGCACGATGATCTGCCACGGCACCGTGACGCTGACGCAGTCGGGCGGGCACAAGATGGTGGGTGATTGGGACTATCCGGCGGCCTTTGCCGAAACCACGCCGGTCATCAGCTTCGCCTCGGTCGATCACTCCTCGGTCTGGTCGACCTCCAGCGTACAGCCGAAATATCTGGGCGTGCTGACGCATCAGACCGTCTCGGGCGACACGCTGCGCCTGCATCAGTATAAGGGCGACAACCCGCATACCTTCTCCGAGATGGACGAGCTGGTGGTGAACGTGGTGGCGATCGGGTCCTGGCGGTGA
- a CDS encoding polysaccharide biosynthesis/export family protein, which produces MAVGDDIMRIIRFFAVLACLGTLGGCALPRGAALQGEVVRASDTQGADFAVYPVTRALLPSIAQWPDVNQPHLGWITASQGSSAQVIRPGDMVTLTIWDSDINSLLVPAEGRRTVLDPMRVSPAGSIFVPYVGNVQIGGTTPQGARSRVEAALFDVAPSAQVQLSMAEGRGNAVDLVGGVRQPGSFPMPDGNFTVLGLVAAGGGVDPSLDNPQIRLQRGSRLYGTSIDRLYDEPRLDTLLRSGDQVIVQEDERYFLSVGAAGSEALHPFTRSTLSAMDAVSIIGGVQEQRADPKGILILREYPVSALAAGQRGPRNRQVIFTLDLTSADGLFSARNFQIMPKDLVYVTESPITATQTVFSLIGSVFGLIRTAPR; this is translated from the coding sequence ATGGCGGTGGGGGACGACATCATGCGGATCATCAGGTTTTTCGCCGTTCTGGCGTGTCTCGGCACCCTTGGCGGGTGCGCCCTTCCGCGCGGCGCCGCCCTGCAGGGGGAAGTCGTGCGCGCAAGCGACACGCAGGGGGCGGATTTCGCCGTCTATCCCGTCACCCGCGCCCTGTTGCCTTCGATCGCGCAGTGGCCCGACGTCAACCAGCCCCATCTGGGCTGGATCACGGCCAGCCAGGGCAGCTCGGCCCAGGTGATCCGTCCGGGCGACATGGTGACGCTGACGATCTGGGACAGCGACATCAACTCGCTGCTGGTCCCCGCCGAGGGGCGGCGCACCGTCCTCGACCCGATGCGGGTGTCGCCGGCGGGATCGATCTTCGTGCCCTATGTCGGCAACGTCCAGATCGGCGGCACCACGCCACAGGGCGCGCGCAGCCGCGTCGAGGCGGCGCTGTTCGACGTGGCCCCGTCGGCCCAGGTCCAGCTTTCCATGGCCGAGGGCCGGGGCAACGCCGTCGATCTGGTGGGCGGCGTGCGCCAGCCGGGCAGCTTTCCGATGCCGGACGGGAATTTCACCGTTCTCGGCCTGGTGGCCGCGGGGGGCGGGGTCGATCCGTCGCTGGACAATCCGCAGATCCGGCTGCAACGCGGGTCGCGCCTCTACGGCACGTCCATCGACCGCCTTTATGACGAGCCGCGGCTGGACACGCTGCTGCGCAGCGGCGACCAGGTCATCGTTCAGGAGGACGAGCGTTATTTCCTTTCCGTCGGGGCCGCCGGAAGCGAGGCGCTGCACCCCTTCACCCGCAGCACGCTCAGCGCGATGGATGCGGTCTCGATCATCGGCGGCGTGCAGGAGCAGCGCGCCGACCCGAAGGGCATTCTGATCCTGCGCGAATACCCCGTCTCGGCCCTGGCGGCCGGCCAGCGCGGCCCGCGCAACCGGCAGGTCATCTTCACGCTGGACCTGACCTCGGCCGACGGGCTGTTCTCGGCACGAAACTTCCAGATCATGCCCAAGGACCTGGTTTACGTGACCGAAAGCCCGATCACGGCGACGCAGACGGTGTTCAGCCTGATCGGCTCGGTCTTCGGACTGATCCGCACCGCCCCGCGTTGA
- a CDS encoding nucleoside-diphosphate sugar epimerase/dehydratase, whose protein sequence is MSRTKINEPSRLESILRSLTRRQKYAFFLTLDLILVVTALVLTLTVSNLPYGFPPAGVALLVAVPSLTALAGGLSVGLGLPGLALAEFDGSATLRSAILAMMLAFAAFLLTVAVGQSLPFAVYAGFAITLFLLMFLSRVVLLQLVLAIYRRGGRVTRVLIYGAGSTGTQLVRAFRSHKGIDPVAFVDDNPSMQGLTIAGLPVHRPTRVAEIAAQKRIDRVLLAVPSLSPPKQARIARKLQEMGLEVQTLPSFSQLIGTEALIDRLETMKPKMFLGRDEVEAPLMDGLDIYRGKSVLVSGAGGSIGAELCRQLLEGRPRRLVLFEMSEIALFNVGRELRHTAAEFGVELVPVLGSVTDAGQVRQVIDREEVEIILHAAAYKHVALVQANPLVGLSNNVLGTHMLAAAAIEAGIERFILISTDKAVRPRGVMGATKRLAELAVQDLAARVPDGGTILSMVRFGNVLGSSGSVVPIFHDQIRRGGPVTVTHPHVTRYFMTIEEAARLVLRAGSMAEGGEVFLLDMGEPVRIVDLATHAIEAAGYSVQSEENPQGDIAIEYIGLSEGEKLHEELFFDGSERPTAHRKIFRVREDGLSEFEMADILRTLRRAVADGDADLALDLLSRRVAGFGQDRAEPAAPPVIQV, encoded by the coding sequence TTGTCGCGTACCAAGATCAACGAACCGTCCCGTCTTGAATCGATCCTCCGTTCCCTGACCCGACGCCAGAAATACGCGTTCTTCCTGACGCTCGACCTGATCCTCGTGGTGACGGCCCTGGTGCTGACGCTGACGGTCAGCAACCTGCCCTACGGCTTTCCGCCCGCCGGCGTCGCCCTTCTGGTCGCGGTGCCCAGCCTGACCGCGCTGGCCGGCGGCCTGTCGGTCGGGCTTGGCCTGCCGGGCCTGGCGCTGGCCGAATTCGACGGCAGCGCGACGCTGCGCAGCGCGATTCTCGCCATGATGCTGGCCTTCGCGGCCTTCTTGCTGACCGTGGCCGTGGGGCAGAGCCTGCCCTTCGCGGTCTATGCCGGTTTCGCGATCACGCTGTTCCTTCTCATGTTCCTGTCGCGGGTCGTGCTCCTGCAGCTCGTCCTCGCCATCTACCGGCGCGGCGGCCGGGTCACGCGGGTGTTGATCTACGGGGCCGGCTCCACCGGCACGCAGCTCGTGCGCGCGTTCCGCAGCCACAAGGGCATCGACCCCGTGGCCTTCGTCGACGACAACCCGTCCATGCAGGGCCTGACCATCGCCGGCCTGCCCGTGCACCGCCCGACCCGTGTGGCCGAGATCGCCGCGCAGAAGCGCATCGACCGCGTGCTGCTGGCCGTCCCGTCGCTCAGCCCGCCCAAGCAGGCGCGCATCGCCCGCAAGCTGCAGGAGATGGGGCTGGAGGTGCAGACGTTGCCTTCCTTCTCGCAACTCATCGGGACCGAGGCGCTGATCGACCGGCTGGAGACGATGAAGCCGAAGATGTTCCTGGGCCGCGACGAGGTCGAGGCGCCCCTGATGGATGGCCTCGACATCTACCGCGGCAAGTCCGTCCTTGTCTCGGGCGCCGGCGGATCGATCGGGGCGGAGCTTTGCCGCCAGCTGCTTGAAGGTCGGCCCCGCCGCCTCGTCCTGTTCGAGATGAGCGAGATCGCCCTGTTCAACGTCGGACGGGAGCTGCGCCACACCGCCGCCGAATTCGGGGTCGAACTGGTCCCCGTCCTCGGGTCCGTCACCGATGCCGGGCAGGTCCGCCAGGTGATCGACCGCGAGGAGGTCGAGATCATCCTGCACGCCGCCGCCTACAAGCACGTGGCCCTGGTGCAGGCCAACCCGCTGGTCGGATTGTCGAACAACGTCCTGGGCACCCACATGCTTGCCGCCGCCGCGATCGAGGCGGGGATCGAACGGTTCATCCTGATCTCGACCGACAAGGCCGTCCGGCCGCGCGGCGTCATGGGCGCGACCAAGCGGCTGGCCGAACTGGCCGTGCAGGACCTGGCCGCGCGGGTGCCCGACGGCGGCACGATATTGTCGATGGTCCGGTTCGGAAACGTGCTCGGTTCCTCGGGGTCGGTGGTGCCGATCTTCCACGACCAGATCCGCCGCGGCGGGCCGGTGACCGTCACCCATCCCCACGTCACCCGCTATTTCATGACCATCGAGGAGGCCGCGCGCCTGGTGCTGCGGGCCGGATCCATGGCCGAGGGCGGCGAGGTCTTCCTTCTCGACATGGGCGAGCCGGTGCGGATCGTCGACCTGGCCACCCACGCGATCGAGGCGGCGGGCTACAGCGTTCAGTCCGAAGAGAACCCACAGGGCGATATCGCGATCGAGTATATCGGCCTGTCCGAGGGCGAGAAGCTGCACGAGGAGTTGTTCTTCGACGGGTCGGAGCGGCCCACGGCGCATCGCAAGATCTTCCGCGTGCGCGAGGACGGCCTGTCGGAGTTCGAGATGGCCGACATTCTGCGCACCCTGCGCCGCGCGGTGGCCGATGGCGACGCGGATCTGGCACTGGACCTGCTGTCGCGGCGCGTCGCGGGTTTCGGACAGGACCGCGCCGAACCCGCTGCCCCACCGGTGATCCAGGTCTAG
- a CDS encoding NAD-dependent epimerase/dehydratase family protein, translating to MKRALVTGSAGFIGYHLSHLLLQRGWHVTGVDNLSDYYDPELKRRRHARLGDGFTAVIGDVATPGLMTDLLAQHRPDAVIHLAAQAGVRHSIDAPRDYVEANLLGTYEVLEAARAHPPAHLLIASTSSVYGANADMPYRETVKADTQMSFYAATKKAGEAMAHSYAHLYGVPTTLFRFFTVYGPWGRPDMALFKFVRAILNGQPIDVYNHGRMRRDFTYVGDLVQGIADLIGRPPGTDPVSERDSLSPVAPHRIVNIGNGETVELGRFIEAIEGALGTKATRNLMDMQPGDVPATWADCGLLTDLLGHALPRTPVEEGVRAFVDWYRDEYRS from the coding sequence ATGAAACGCGCGCTCGTCACCGGCTCGGCCGGGTTCATCGGCTACCACCTCTCCCACCTGTTGTTGCAACGCGGCTGGCACGTCACCGGCGTCGACAATCTGTCGGATTACTACGACCCCGAGCTCAAGCGCCGGCGGCATGCCCGCCTTGGCGACGGGTTTACCGCCGTGATCGGCGATGTCGCGACGCCCGGCCTGATGACGGACCTCCTGGCGCAACACCGGCCCGACGCCGTCATCCACCTGGCTGCCCAGGCGGGGGTGCGCCATTCGATCGACGCGCCGCGCGATTATGTCGAGGCGAACCTGCTGGGCACCTACGAGGTGCTGGAGGCCGCCCGCGCCCACCCGCCGGCGCATCTGCTGATCGCGTCGACCTCCTCGGTCTACGGGGCGAACGCGGACATGCCGTACCGCGAAACGGTCAAGGCCGACACGCAGATGTCCTTCTACGCCGCGACCAAAAAGGCGGGCGAGGCGATGGCGCACAGCTATGCCCATCTCTACGGCGTGCCGACGACGCTCTTCCGGTTCTTCACCGTCTACGGCCCCTGGGGCCGACCGGACATGGCGCTGTTCAAGTTCGTCCGCGCGATCCTGAACGGCCAGCCGATCGACGTCTACAACCACGGTCGGATGCGGCGCGACTTCACCTATGTCGGCGACCTGGTGCAGGGCATCGCCGATCTGATCGGCCGGCCCCCGGGGACGGACCCCGTCTCGGAACGCGACAGCCTCAGCCCCGTCGCCCCGCACCGGATCGTCAATATCGGCAATGGCGAGACGGTCGAGCTCGGCCGCTTCATCGAGGCGATCGAGGGTGCGCTCGGGACAAAGGCCACGCGCAATCTTATGGACATGCAGCCGGGCGACGTGCCCGCCACCTGGGCCGATTGCGGCCTGCTGACGGACCTTCTGGGCCACGCCCTTCCGCGCACGCCGGTCGAGGAGGGCGTGCGCGCCTTCGTCGATTGGTACCGCGACGAATACCGAAGCTGA
- a CDS encoding fumarylacetoacetate hydrolase family protein translates to MLDLFDLPALPRLPVAGRAETFPVGRVFCVGRNYAAHAAEMGNEVDREAPFYFTKSAFSVVSSGQTVPYPPGTSDYHHEVEFVVAIGTPAFRVDRDAAADAIFGYGCGLDMTRRDLQAAAKAARRPWDLGKDVEGSAVLGPLTSAAAFGPVGPQAIRLTVDGEVRQTGRLSDMIHDVGAIVSDLSRFYRLRPGDVIMTGTPAGVGPVQPGDVLEGSIEGLSPVTLTIGPAA, encoded by the coding sequence ATGCTCGATCTCTTCGATCTGCCCGCCTTGCCACGCCTCCCGGTCGCGGGACGGGCCGAGACCTTCCCCGTGGGGCGCGTCTTCTGCGTGGGCCGCAATTACGCCGCCCATGCCGCCGAGATGGGCAACGAGGTCGACCGCGAGGCGCCGTTCTACTTCACCAAATCCGCCTTCTCGGTCGTGTCTTCCGGCCAGACGGTGCCCTATCCGCCGGGCACGTCGGACTATCATCACGAGGTGGAGTTCGTCGTCGCCATCGGCACGCCGGCATTCCGGGTCGACCGCGATGCGGCCGCGGATGCGATCTTCGGCTATGGCTGTGGGTTGGACATGACGCGCCGCGACCTTCAGGCGGCCGCCAAGGCCGCGCGCCGTCCGTGGGACCTGGGCAAGGATGTCGAGGGTTCGGCGGTCCTGGGTCCGCTGACATCGGCCGCTGCGTTCGGACCCGTGGGCCCGCAGGCGATACGCCTGACCGTCGATGGCGAGGTCCGGCAGACCGGGCGCCTGTCCGACATGATCCATGACGTGGGCGCGATCGTGTCGGACCTGTCGCGCTTCTATCGCTTGCGCCCGGGCGACGTGATCATGACCGGCACGCCCGCCGGCGTGGGCCCCGTGCAGCCGGGCGACGTGCTGGAAGGTTCGATCGAGGGGCTGAGCCCCGTCACGCTGACCATCGGGCCCGCCGCCTGA
- a CDS encoding glycosyltransferase family 2 protein gives MTDLPRLGVVIVTHGSADVIGDCLDTLLQSRGVALSVVVVDNDSPDATAEVVAGRRAPDPHNLRWCPTHRNGGFAAGVNHGLRILMEDAGLDRFWILNPDTLVPPDTAAAFATHAAPDGFGILGGRVIYADPPGAIQIDGGIVDWRTGRTRNLNQNADAGTAPPSASDIVFVTGASMVVSRTFVDRAGPMPEDYFLYYEEVDWALRRGPLPLLYCPDAVVRHRAGTSIGSQRPGRLASPFSEWFKHRARLRFVRRHRPASLPGAWAFTVAKAGQLVLRRDLPAAGAVLRGGFGLAPPRDVRRRMAAGGVTL, from the coding sequence ATGACCGACCTGCCCCGCCTCGGCGTCGTGATCGTCACCCATGGCTCGGCCGACGTGATCGGCGACTGCCTGGATACGCTTCTGCAAAGCAGGGGCGTCGCGCTATCGGTGGTGGTAGTCGACAACGACTCGCCCGATGCCACGGCCGAAGTGGTGGCCGGGCGCCGGGCCCCGGACCCGCACAACCTGCGCTGGTGCCCGACCCATCGCAACGGGGGCTTTGCGGCAGGCGTGAACCACGGGCTGCGGATCCTGATGGAGGACGCGGGCCTGGACCGGTTTTGGATTCTGAACCCCGACACGCTGGTCCCGCCGGACACCGCCGCCGCTTTCGCCACCCATGCCGCGCCCGACGGTTTCGGCATCCTGGGCGGGCGCGTGATCTATGCCGATCCGCCCGGGGCAATCCAGATCGACGGTGGCATCGTCGACTGGCGGACGGGCCGGACACGCAACCTCAACCAGAACGCGGACGCCGGGACGGCGCCGCCTTCGGCCTCCGACATCGTCTTCGTCACCGGGGCCAGCATGGTCGTCAGCCGGACCTTCGTCGACCGGGCCGGCCCCATGCCCGAAGATTACTTCCTGTATTACGAGGAGGTTGACTGGGCCCTGCGCCGCGGGCCGCTTCCGCTGCTCTATTGTCCGGACGCCGTGGTGCGGCACCGGGCCGGCACCTCGATCGGGTCGCAGCGCCCGGGTCGCCTGGCCTCGCCGTTCTCGGAGTGGTTCAAGCACCGCGCGCGGCTGCGGTTCGTGCGCCGCCACCGGCCCGCATCCCTGCCCGGCGCCTGGGCCTTCACCGTCGCCAAGGCCGGTCAACTGGTTCTGCGGCGCGACCTGCCCGCGGCGGGGGCGGTCCTGCGGGGCGGGTTCGGCCTCGCTCCGCCCCGGGACGTCAGGCGCAGGATGGCCGCCGGGGGCGTCACGCTCTGA
- a CDS encoding O-antigen ligase domain-containing protein: MTAATAAPAAIGSGRLHWLAVLYLLTVVLPISMNIGSIHLTTLRILLLMVTLPMLVNLLRGRYGPVLATDWLFLLHAAWLTLALAINNPDRVIQQAPSVGVEFLGGYVLARATIRSAADFVALCRLMVMLVLISLPFALLETQTGDPLILQVIRSLPGITSVEITRDDPRLGLARVQTVFAHPIHYGLFCSVAFSMAFVALKGLGSDVWRFLSAGGVALAGFTALSSGALLAIVLQVALIGWAWMFRGMERRWWLLVGLFALAYIAVDLISNRSAFQVFMSHATFSAHNAYWRSIIFEWGVMNIFGNAENEIPPSILFGIGLKDWVRPYFMYSGSMDNFWLVMGVRYGVPGFAFIALGWAWQVARLMRVRLGPGHPLLFIRRACVFTLLGLSFTLATVHVWGNLFSFTLFVLGATAWLVQPGATDMGAPPPAPAGPARPRTSYTRFAPRPGRAMTIRARRVS; the protein is encoded by the coding sequence ATGACGGCGGCCACCGCCGCGCCGGCGGCGATCGGGTCTGGGCGGCTGCACTGGCTCGCCGTGCTCTACCTGCTGACGGTGGTCCTGCCGATCTCGATGAACATCGGCTCGATCCACCTAACCACGCTGCGCATCCTGTTGCTGATGGTCACGCTGCCGATGCTGGTGAACCTGCTGCGCGGGCGCTACGGGCCGGTGCTTGCGACCGACTGGCTGTTCCTGCTCCACGCGGCCTGGCTGACGCTGGCCCTGGCGATCAACAACCCAGACCGCGTCATCCAACAAGCCCCCTCCGTCGGGGTGGAGTTCCTGGGCGGTTATGTCCTGGCGCGGGCGACCATTCGGTCGGCGGCGGACTTCGTGGCGCTCTGCCGGCTGATGGTGATGCTCGTCCTCATTTCGCTGCCCTTCGCGCTGCTCGAGACACAGACGGGCGATCCGCTGATCCTGCAGGTGATCCGCTCGCTTCCGGGCATCACCTCGGTCGAGATCACGCGCGACGACCCCCGCCTGGGCCTGGCGCGCGTGCAGACCGTGTTCGCGCATCCGATCCATTACGGGCTGTTCTGCTCGGTCGCGTTCTCGATGGCTTTCGTGGCGCTCAAGGGTCTCGGCTCCGACGTCTGGCGGTTTCTTTCGGCGGGCGGCGTCGCGCTCGCGGGGTTCACCGCGCTGTCGTCGGGGGCGCTGCTCGCCATCGTTCTGCAGGTCGCGCTGATCGGCTGGGCCTGGATGTTCCGCGGGATGGAGCGGCGCTGGTGGTTGCTCGTGGGTCTCTTCGCGCTGGCCTATATCGCCGTCGACCTGATTTCCAACCGGTCGGCCTTCCAAGTCTTCATGAGCCATGCGACCTTCTCGGCCCACAACGCCTATTGGCGCAGCATCATCTTCGAGTGGGGCGTGATGAACATCTTCGGCAACGCCGAGAACGAAATCCCGCCGTCGATCCTGTTCGGCATCGGCCTGAAAGACTGGGTGCGGCCCTATTTCATGTATTCCGGTTCGATGGACAATTTCTGGCTGGTGATGGGCGTGCGCTACGGCGTGCCGGGATTCGCCTTCATCGCCCTGGGTTGGGCCTGGCAGGTGGCGCGGCTGATGCGGGTCAGGCTGGGTCCGGGGCATCCGCTGCTGTTCATCCGGCGGGCCTGCGTCTTCACGCTGCTGGGGCTCAGCTTCACGCTGGCCACGGTGCATGTCTGGGGCAACCTGTTCTCCTTCACGCTGTTCGTGCTGGGCGCGACGGCCTGGCTGGTGCAGCCGGGCGCCACCGACATGGGCGCGCCGCCGCCGGCGCCCGCGGGGCCCGCACGGCCCCGCACGTCCTATACCCGCTTTGCGCCTCGCCCGGGCCGGGCGATGACGATCCGCGCGCGGCGCGTATCATGA